Genomic segment of Arachis stenosperma cultivar V10309 chromosome 4, arast.V10309.gnm1.PFL2, whole genome shotgun sequence:
aatcacaAAGCAATGAAAACTATGAGAAATAACATAGTGCAATCCTTAGGAGAATAGTTACATACCATTATTCTTCTGCTTATCCTTATCCTTATCCTTAATCTCATTAGGGACTGGCACCAGACTCTCTGTGTATACAATGTAGCTTGTGCGGTCCTTACACAACCGACGAGACCAACCTTTAAAATGTCCCAGATGACGGCAATCAAAACATTTGAGTTGGAGGAGCTCTCCTCTGACATTAGATTTGGCAAACCTTAAGTAGCTATCTATAAATTTCAGACTAGAATCTAGTGCAACAATGTCACTACCATTGGATAAGCACAGAGGCGCAGACTGTTCACCACCACCAGAAATCTGATAGAAAGTCCAAGATGAATGCACTTTGTATTCTTTCATCACCCATATGTTAGTTTTATCGCGATCATAAGAATACAAGGCCAGGCAGCCTCCTAGTAGGACGAGATGAGTGGGATTGAGATAACCCATCACTTGTTCAGGCATAGATATGGTTGAGAAACTCCTTTCCTTCAAATCAAATATAAGAATACTATAATCTCTAACTCTAAGAGTGCAGGACGACCAATGAATAGCGCCATTCAAGAAGAACCCACTAGATTCCCAGTTGTTCCTACCCAAGGGTTTGGAAGGTGCAAAAGATTAATCCATGAATTGGTTCTCAAAGACAGGCAATCAAAGTGCTCATGGCCATTCTTATCCATAGAAGCTACAACAACTAAGTAGTCATCCTGTGAGGCATTGTAACCAAATCCATACAAAATCGCACCATAGGGAAGCATAAACCACTTGGGATAACAATGAGAAAAAATGTGAGAGTGGGATACTCTTTTGCTGGATCCAGTCACTGGATTCCATACGACAAAAAAAATGCGGGGCTCGGTGTAAGAGAACAAGCCCTCTGCAGGAGCACATAACTTCAAAATTATAATGTGTTTTCATCTTGAAAGGGAGAGATACCTCTTTTACTGCAGTAGAACTCTTGTGGCGGTGAAATACTGCGTCAATGTCAACGGAGAAAGCCTTAGAGTAGTCATCTATGAAGAGGCATACATGGGTGGATGCGGCAGAGAGGTGAACATGCGATTTCGCAAAGTCGGGATCGGAAATGAGAGTGTTCCAAATCTTCGAAACGCACTTGAGGCGACCGAGTTGTTTGAGCGGAACCCTAAGTAAGATTCTGTGAATCAGCTCAAGAGGGAGAATATCGTGAATGCTCTTGCTCTTGTGATTCTCATTCTGctgttgcttcttcttcttcttcttcttcttcttctccatggtcGATTGCTGTTTTGGTTTGTTCTCTGTTGTgtgctgctgcttcttcttcttatccATGCTtggaaattgaaatgaaatgcTGAGCTTTTCGCAATTCGTATACCAATTCACTCAGCCCCGAGATTTTAAGTTGGGTTAAAAACAGAGGACCAAGGAAAGGGAAGAGTCAGTTCTGAATTGGATTTTGGggaaaaaattgtttttttattttttaaaaaatatttaaaaagttatttaacATTTagatcatattattttttttaaaagattaaaagtatttttaattttatttggataaaaaaatattttttttaattaagtaacATAAAAgacatattaaaaaataaaacttgtatggttttttattcttaaaaagcTTTTAAACTATATTCATAATTATACAAAGATAAGACATTCTTATTACAATTacatataactaaaaaaaattattacaattgTGATGGAaataggaaaagaaaaaaaagttagaaTTAAAGTAAAACTCATAATTGActataaacaataaaaaaaataatgctcTAAAATTAATGTAAACGGAAAAAAATGTACTTGAAAAATACGCTACTAAATAAAAATGAGCCTTAAAAGTACTTTTGGTTTGATGCTAAGCGAAAAAATCTTGAGagaatgtaaaataaaaaaattggtaaagtaataaaatgaaaattttattattattaaatttgtaatttttattgtatatgaattttattattttaatttaaggATAGTTAAACATTTAGTTTTTTACTTTGTCCATTAAAAAAAGCTCATAATTAAccattaaaaaatagaaaataaaactctTCCAAGCTTATAGAAATGGAAGCTTCCAAGGTTGAAACCGGTTCAACCAAACcacctttttcttcttcaatatAAAGGTCGGTTCGGACAGAGAGAATAGAGAGGAAAAACTCAAAGCAAATCAATATGCATATACCGCTCTCTCATCCCTTCTCATCAAGCTTCATCAATCTGAGCCTTTCATCTTGACTTTGTCCCCAAGAAAGAATTCTAACCCTTGATGAACTCTTGAGCCTTGACAGTTCCATCTGTCCAATTTTTGCTTCTTCCTCCACGTAGCTACAGTAACTACCTTCTGTCTTGGATGAACAAGAGTAGGAACGAGCTTCACCATAGAGATCTTCTTCTCTGACTGAGACCAATTGCTTATACTTTTGGCATGGAGATCTTGAAGCTTCTTCTTCACATCTTACCTTTAGTGGCAAAAATCTCAGTCACGCCATGCTTTAGATCTTCTTTTCTCAAAGGCCATCTTCACTCTAacctttttccttcttctagcttcactattttttttgatagcttcttctttctttcctaTTTGACATGACCGAAtgcaaagagagagagagagaagaaagaagaaagaaaaagctttggatgcaatgaatgaaattaaaactaattaaatttcACCTTCCATTCTCCTATGCATAGTAATAAGTGAAATCATTGAAAGCAATCaaatcacttttaattttctttttctttttaccaATGCATGTAATTAAaccaatttatttatttttttttttttttggtcaagtgGATTGGACAACCCCCAATCCTAGGCATTATACCCATGTATTACACACACTCACACAacacactcacacacactaCATGGGTATTACTAACATGGGTTCTATATTCCTCACTGAGGATTCGAACCCGGGTGCAGCTCCCAGCGAAAGAAAGTTGGTACCGAACTCATCATGCTCCACtactttctttcttctttcaattTCGGACCAAAACTTGTTGGTCTCACATCTAAAATTAATTTGGACTTCATATTAGTTTTCTGACCAATAAGCATTTGTTTATGCATCAAAAATAATTTAGCCACTTTGTTTGGAATTATTTTTGCACTAAGGTCGAATATTTTCTCATCATATTGGACTCATGTAAATTTTAGTCCAATAACAAAAAATCTGCACacttaacaaaattattaaacaattaattaaaataaaaaattaaattaataattttataattaatatttttaataatatttgatcATCATCATATTTCAAGTTTTTTAAACTCAACATGTATCTTTATTAAACATTTGAGAAAAAAGTTAGCGTTTTCTccttaattaaattttattttgatataagCCCAAATGATTCGAGGTcttctatgtatcatttttgcTTTATTTATCCCACTACTTGAAAATTGATTGTAATTTAGTTTCGAGAATTGGAACTATCATTTTAAAACACtgaaaatcaaattattatatatttaaaacttaaaataaatatttttctttggtaCAATGATTAAACATTAAATCAATGAGACAAAAACTAGGACTTATTAGGCGAAATTCTTATAAGAAATATGTGAAGATACTTTTATTATAAatgatttttaactaattttctctaataaattaatatgtaatttattttttatgataggTTAATTAGTTGCTTCTTTGATTTGATTATTAACttcacttttattttggatTGTTAAAAGTTAaccaaaattaattagtatttcAATTATGACAGAGTCCGTAGGAATGTGCATGGGCCGGGTGAAACCGGGTTTGATGTGACACAGACCCGACCCGAAAATATATATCGGGCCTATTTGTTAGACTCGAACCCGGCCCTAAACCTGTTGAAACCTATAAACTTTTGGGCCACGATTATACTGGGTAAAAACCGGGTGAAAACCGAGCCGTTGACATTATATTACCTTGATACCTTCTTGTAAGttagcatgtaaaaatatccaaattttcaaaactccaaccattatttgacatggtaaaattcacttagaaaaatataacaagaaccaactcttctctaaaattaaagtataaccataatcaatactaatattgcctaataacaccaaatatttaaatcaatacaaataacacaatattatgcattagtctaaagtcttatgcattttaaacataaaatattaacttaTAGCCTTATATAcaatgactaataacacaaaatattaagatttacaatacttaaattctaCATAATAATAgccatcatccatcactaataatacaaaatattaattgtgtataaTGACCGGGTCACCGGGCCGATTTCGGGAGGCCCGAGCTATCGCCTGGACCCGACCGAAATAATGACtgggtctatttttgagactcTTACCCAACTCTAAACCCGATGAAATTACACCAAATTAGCCCCTAAAATATTCGAGACCGAGCCGGATCTTCGAGTTGGGTCGAACCATGCACACCCCTAAGAGTCcgtaattatttaaaaaaaaaacacagcGATGAAACGGAGCCACAGTAAACATATAaatacaatttttattataacaGGGAATTGATGCAAAAACCGTTCATTATTTGTGCATTATTAGGGATGTTTGGAGTGTAATTTagttcaatttaaaaaaaaatcattcaatttgaatatttattttatgtgCGATGTGcttttaattgaataattttttttttgaaaatctgaCTCAATTAGATCCTATTACAAACAATTTTAAATCAGtttgaatttgtgatttttttaaataaaaaataataatttagtttaTAAAGTTAATACTGCATGACATAATATAAATGCACATTACTAAAGTACTAATAATCCCATAAACATTATAAAGTAACATGTCCAACAATCTATcataataaaacataaattccATAAACATTATAAAGCAACTTGTCGAGTAATTCATCCAATAAATTCAACAAGacttgataaaataataattcttTAGCATAAAAACAAGTTTCaacaatacaaaattaaataacataacAGGTCTTAATacaaatataacataaaaatttcAAGTTGAGAAGTGAAGCATTGATCACTACTCAGATTCATCATTAGAGTTTTCTTTATCTATTAGTTGAGAAATTAGTTCAAATtct
This window contains:
- the LOC130976394 gene encoding putative F-box protein At4g21240 — protein: MDKKKKQQHTTENKPKQQSTMEKKKKKKKKKQQQNENHKSKSIHDILPLELIHRILLRVPLKQLGRLKCVSKIWNTLISDPDFAKSHVHLSAASTHVCLFIDDYSKAFSVDIDAVFHRHKSSTAVKEERSFSTISMPEQVMGYLNPTHLVLLGGCLALYSYDRDKTNIWVMKEYKVHSSWTFYQISGGGEQSAPLCLSNGSDIVALDSSLKFIDSYLRFAKSNVRGELLQLKCFDCRHLGHFKGWSRRLCKDRTSYIVYTESLVPVPNEIKDKDKDKQKNNGHQNQKNDVKQGKRTRSE